In Acropora palmata chromosome 7, jaAcrPala1.3, whole genome shotgun sequence, one genomic interval encodes:
- the LOC141887140 gene encoding uncharacterized protein LOC141887140 yields the protein MEKSGKKVFIPFPKPLQGIGKCKRWIVSCSRQFFTEKNITRNTYICALHWPGEKSPSVEFPDPLKANFTPAQAHCVSSKKRKAPTSRATPALKIAKIVDDLKEFGEQLNKSFQSFDELEDISTETAALPVYESTVTGKMVVDEGTQTVFEKYMLSAKVETMILKNDVSTMKDQGQKIVSSLSFEVITQSPDLMKHFVGLTYPQFKVLFNFLNDVCPLDTINFWNKRESV from the coding sequence ATGGAGAAATCCGGGAAGAAAGTGTTCATTCCCTTCCCGAAGCCTTTGCAAGGTATCGGAAAGTGCAAGCGGTGGATTGTGTCTTGTTCTCGGCAATTCTTCACTGAAAAGAATATTACAAGGAATACCTATATATGTGCCCTTCACTGGCCGGGAGAAAAAAGCCCAAGCGTAGAATTTCCTGATCCACTCAAGGCAAATTTTACGCCAGCGCAAGCACACTGCGTGTCTTCTAAGAAGAGGAAAGCGCCGACCTCAAGAGCGACACCCGCTCTGAAAATAGCAAAGATTGTCGACGACCTCAAAGAATTCGGCGAACAATTAAACAAATCTTTTCAGAGTTTTGACGAGCTGGAGGACATTTCAACCGAAACGGCTGCTTTACCAGTATATGAAAGCACTGTCACTGGAAAGATGGTAGTGGATGAGGGAACACAAACTGTGTTCGAAAAATACATGCTGTCCGCGAAAGTGGAAACtatgattttaaaaaatgacgTTTCAACAATGAAAGACCAGGGGCAAAAAATTGTAAGCAGCTTATCTTTTGAAGTTATAACTCAAAGCCCCGATTTAATGAAACATTTCGTGGGCCTCACATATCCACAGTTTaaagttttgtttaattttttaaatgacGTTTGTCCTTTGGataccattaatttttggaaCAAGAGGGAATCCGTATAG